TATTTTTTACCCTTTTTTGCGGTCTGTTTTTACATGGACAGTCGATCGATCCCTTACAGCTGAAGCGTAAGATCGCTAAGCTGAACGACCAGCATCAGTATGATAAATCTATTCTCTATCTCGAAGAAATCCTTAGCAGTGAGGACGCCACGGCTTATGATCGTTTTCATGTCTATGTGCAAAAATCGTTGACCTATAAGCGTCTTTTCAATTATACGGTCACCTTGAATAATCTGGATCTAGCTCTTTTGGAGGCAGAGCGCGACAGTTTACATGCTGACGAAATAAAAAGCAGAGTTTTGATCGAACGTCTTTTCGTGTATTTCGATCTACAACGCTATGATGAGTTTGATAAGTTACTGGAGATGATTACGCCTAAGCATCTACAACATGTCGATCAGGAGACTGTCGCTATTTATACGAGTATCCTTGGGATATTAGCGATGCGCGAAGGTCATTATGAGGAGGCTGAAGTTCAGCTAAACCGGGCAATCGCGCTGTTGCAGAAAGAGAGTCCTAAAGATTTGCCAAATGTTTACCGTGTCAAAGTAGCCCTATATGGTAAAATGGGGCGGCATGCAGATGCTATTGAGGCATACGAAAAAGGATTGGCCTATGCGGAGCAATATAAAATGGATCTCTATCGTATCATTATGTACGAAACAATCACTACATATTACAAGGAGCTGGGAGATTATAAAAATGCTTTTCATTATCAGCTAAAGGTTAGCGAGACGCGTACTAAATATAATGCTAACAATGTTAGCGGGGTATTGACGGAGCTGGAGAAGGAACTCTTGCAGCAGCGCAAGAATATGGAAGTGGAATATGAAAAATCATATAAAGCCTATCTGCTTATTATTGGTGGAATCTTGTTATTGCTGATTATTACGTTGGTGAGGCTCTTGATTGTAAGTTTACAGAAGCGCGTATTGGTCGAGCGGGAAAATAATCATATACGTAATGAAATTGAGAAGTTGACTAATGAGCGCAACGAGCTTGGAATAAAAAGAATCGATATAGCTTCAGTAGGGTTAACCGAGCGGCAGCAGGAGATCATTAAATTGGTGCAGCAAGGAATGACGAACAAGCAAATTGGTGATACGCTATTTATATCTGAAAATACCGTTAAATATCATCTCAAACAGATTTACGAGATTCTTGGTGTGGAGAGTAGAACCGATTTAAAGCGATCTACCCTGTAAGAAAGATTGCTAAAACTCAAAAATAGCCCTCTCCATTGAAAAGTCTTTTTTTGACCGTTCAATAGGAAAGGGCTGCATGCAACAACTCAATTTAGTTTTTCATAGCTGCTAGGGCCGTTCTCTTGCTTGCTCGTCATGGTTTTTCTTCTTGGCACTTCGCATGCGCCCGACGAACAGGTGTTTATATTCAATATTGGCAATAGGGTGAAAAGCGCACCTAAGCCTGCTATCAGCCAATGTGAAGCCATCACTCCCTGAATGGTGATAACCACCCCCATAGCCAATCGAAGCAACCTGATCACATTCCAACTTCTTAAATAATTCATATTCTCGTCCTTTCTTTTATCAACAAAATAGCCATCTTCTTCTTTCAAAGATATCCGCTTAGCATAAACATATCGGTAACCTGAGTTACATAGGCTACCGATTAAAGGAGAAGCATTCGGTTTAACGTAATTTTTAGGGGATGATATTTAAAGCGATACTATGCCTTTTTTCTCATTGTTGTTACCATAAAAACATGCGCTTATTTTTTAATACATTTGATACCAACAACAAAACCTACATCGCCTTGAAGAATATAGTAACAGGAACTGCGCTTTTATCGCTCGTTTGCCTAGCAACAATTGGACGCGCTCAGGATGAAAGAAAAGAAGTAGTTACCTTTGAAGACGCCTACAAGCGAACCTATCATATCAGTAAAATAGATAGCCAAAAGCCACAGATTGACGGCAAGCTCGACGAGGATATCTGGCAGAACCGAGGTATGTGGTCGGAGAAATTCTCTCAGGTTATTCCTTTCGAGCGCGTGCATACCAATTCGTGGACACGCGTCAAGTTGTTTTACGACGATCAGAATATCTATGTCGGTGTTTACTGTAAAGATGAACATCCTGAGACGATGAATGCGTTTATTGGGAATCGCGACGATAACAGCAATGGCGATTTGATCAGTATTGCCTTCGATACCTATCATGACTATCGGGTTGCTCCGGAGTTCAATATCAATCTTGGTGGAAATAAAACGGATTTAACGGTAACTGATAAGCTGTCGGTCAACCTCAGCTGGAATGCAGTATGGGAGGGGAGGACGCATATCAATATGCAGGACTCTTCCTGGACGGCAGAGCTTCGGATACCGTTTAGTCAACTTCGCTACAATCAAGAGAACGAGGATGGGGTATGGGGGCTGCACGTCCGCCGAATTATCCGTAGAAATAATGAGGTACAGAACTGGAGTTTAATTCCTATAAAAAATAACGGGCATGTCTTTTCCTTTGGAGAGATGCATGGCATGACGGATCTTCCGAAGCCTAGAGGGATCGAGTTTCTGCCCTATGCGATGACAAAATATGTAAATGAACCGAAGATTCCGAATAGTCCTTTCCAGAAAGGACAGAAGTTTCACGTGAATGCGGGGCTGGACGCGAAGTTCTCTTTGAGCGACTATACCTTGGATATGACCATCAATCCCGATTACGGGCAGGTGGAACTCGATCCTTCGGTTATGAACTTGACGGCATACGAGGTTTTCTATGATGAAAAGCGCCCATTTTTCTTAGAAGGGAAACATATTTTGGAATTTGACAACAACGAGCGGGGAATGATGTTCTATTCACGTCGTATCGGTGCAATGCCTTCCTACAAACCACAAGGAATAGACAATATAGAAAACTTCGCCAGTACTCCTAGCTTTATTCCAATTTTAGGCGCTCTTAAGCTGACGGGAACCAACAAAAATGGGCTAACCGTAGGCTTGCTGGAGAGTATCACAGGCAAAACACAATCGCAGACCTCGAGAAAAGGCGTACGCGGAGAGGAACTGACCGAGCCGCTGACAAATTACACCGTCGCCAGGTTGCAGAAGAATTGGGACGGAAATACGCTTTTTGGCGGGATGATTACTTCCGTGAACCGAAAGCTGGATGAGGATCATCTAAAAGAGGCGCTAGTAGAGAATGCCTTTACCGCCGGATTGGATTTTACCCAGTATTTCAATAAGCGATTGTATTATATCGACGCCAAGGCGATGTATAGCACCTTAAACGGCTCCGCTAGCTCGATATTGATGAAGAAACGTAACGCCACGCATTATTATCACCGGGCCTCGAGTATCGATTATCTTGATTTGGATCCAACGGCAACTACGCTCGCCGGTACCGGGGGGTATGTGAAGGCCGGAAAAAAAGGAAATGCACAATGGAATTATTCGCAAACGTTTAACTGGTCTTCCCCAGGCTTCGATCTGAACGACGTTGGCTATAACAAAGAGTCGGATTACATGCTTAACGAATCGGAGGTCGCCTTCCGCAAGACCGATCCTTGGGGGCCATTTCGATTTGCAGGTATCAACCTGACCCAAAAGAATATCTGGAATTTTGGTGGGCAGGCAATCAATAATGATGTCGCTCTTCGTTTTCGGAGCTTAAGTACTGTTCATCGTTTTGAAATGGACGTGAAAGAGACCTTCAGCTGGAATACGGTGGATAGCCGTAGGCTACGAGGCGGTCCGGATATGCGCTATGGATCTAACTTCGAAACGAATGTCGATTTGAGTACGGACCGTGCCAAGCGCGTGGTTTTTAAAATTCTTTACAACGGGCGGCATTATCTCGAAGAGAAAACAGCTTACAATACTCTACAGCCTAGTTTTATCTTCCGAATCGGCAATCATGTGAAGCTGACCACGCAATTCAACTATGCCAATAATACCGATGAACTGCAATATGTG
The DNA window shown above is from Sphingobacterium hotanense and carries:
- a CDS encoding LuxR family transcriptional regulator codes for the protein MRKALLVFFTLFCGLFLHGQSIDPLQLKRKIAKLNDQHQYDKSILYLEEILSSEDATAYDRFHVYVQKSLTYKRLFNYTVTLNNLDLALLEAERDSLHADEIKSRVLIERLFVYFDLQRYDEFDKLLEMITPKHLQHVDQETVAIYTSILGILAMREGHYEEAEVQLNRAIALLQKESPKDLPNVYRVKVALYGKMGRHADAIEAYEKGLAYAEQYKMDLYRIIMYETITTYYKELGDYKNAFHYQLKVSETRTKYNANNVSGVLTELEKELLQQRKNMEVEYEKSYKAYLLIIGGILLLLIITLVRLLIVSLQKRVLVERENNHIRNEIEKLTNERNELGIKRIDIASVGLTERQQEIIKLVQQGMTNKQIGDTLFISENTVKYHLKQIYEILGVESRTDLKRSTL
- a CDS encoding DUF5916 domain-containing protein, with the protein product MRLFFNTFDTNNKTYIALKNIVTGTALLSLVCLATIGRAQDERKEVVTFEDAYKRTYHISKIDSQKPQIDGKLDEDIWQNRGMWSEKFSQVIPFERVHTNSWTRVKLFYDDQNIYVGVYCKDEHPETMNAFIGNRDDNSNGDLISIAFDTYHDYRVAPEFNINLGGNKTDLTVTDKLSVNLSWNAVWEGRTHINMQDSSWTAELRIPFSQLRYNQENEDGVWGLHVRRIIRRNNEVQNWSLIPIKNNGHVFSFGEMHGMTDLPKPRGIEFLPYAMTKYVNEPKIPNSPFQKGQKFHVNAGLDAKFSLSDYTLDMTINPDYGQVELDPSVMNLTAYEVFYDEKRPFFLEGKHILEFDNNERGMMFYSRRIGAMPSYKPQGIDNIENFASTPSFIPILGALKLTGTNKNGLTVGLLESITGKTQSQTSRKGVRGEELTEPLTNYTVARLQKNWDGNTLFGGMITSVNRKLDEDHLKEALVENAFTAGLDFTQYFNKRLYYIDAKAMYSTLNGSASSILMKKRNATHYYHRASSIDYLDLDPTATTLAGTGGYVKAGKKGNAQWNYSQTFNWSSPGFDLNDVGYNKESDYMLNESEVAFRKTDPWGPFRFAGINLTQKNIWNFGGQAINNDVALRFRSLSTVHRFEMDVKETFSWNTVDSRRLRGGPDMRYGSNFETNVDLSTDRAKRVVFKILYNGRHYLEEKTAYNTLQPSFIFRIGNHVKLTTQFNYANNTDELQYVNTVAASDGNEESTEYVLGRMKQRTYGITMNMQVNLTPDISIQYYGSPFTSTAKYDRFKTALDTRSHNYAERFSGIADQEITAGDGNYAVLKDGKSFSFKDPNFSFNEFRSNLVARWEYKPGSTVYLVWEHNRSRQDPRYYPTWGNNIDRMFGFQGVNTLMLKMNYWFAL